From a single Lewinella sp. LCG006 genomic region:
- a CDS encoding methyltransferase, which produces MIKKVTKRALQSMLWLMYRWYNGREHWHTMDGIEICLEPSVFHPRWFLTTRTFVDFAKTKVAANDTVLELGAGNGLLALSCSKMGSIVTASDINPAAVSSIRRSAHRNGLDLEVITSDLFVDIPHQHFDFIFINPPYFAQAPTNDQERAFLCGENFEYFEALFPQLLAYQDSTVYFILTDACDFASISTIAQQNHRQLVPVHRRKTWGEEHIIYILQA; this is translated from the coding sequence ATGATTAAGAAGGTGACAAAACGTGCATTGCAGTCTATGCTTTGGCTGATGTACCGATGGTATAACGGCCGCGAACACTGGCACACGATGGATGGTATTGAAATATGCCTGGAACCCAGTGTCTTTCATCCACGCTGGTTTCTCACGACACGGACTTTCGTCGATTTTGCCAAGACAAAGGTTGCTGCCAATGACACGGTTTTAGAACTGGGGGCAGGTAACGGATTGCTGGCATTAAGCTGTAGCAAAATGGGAAGCATCGTCACGGCCAGTGATATCAATCCAGCGGCAGTAAGCTCCATCCGGCGCAGTGCACACAGGAATGGCCTTGATCTGGAGGTCATTACGTCCGACTTATTTGTCGATATTCCTCATCAGCACTTTGACTTTATTTTCATCAACCCTCCTTACTTTGCTCAAGCGCCTACCAATGATCAGGAGAGAGCTTTCCTTTGCGGGGAGAATTTTGAATACTTTGAAGCGCTTTTCCCCCAGTTGCTAGCATATCAAGACAGCACGGTATACTTTATCCTCACCGATGCCTGTGACTTTGCCAGCATTTCTACTATTGCACAGCAAAACCATCGTCAGCTTGTTCCCGTCCATCGGCGTAAAACTTGGGGGGAAGAACACATCATCTATATCCTTCAGGCATGA